From a region of the Gossypium raimondii isolate GPD5lz chromosome 10, ASM2569854v1, whole genome shotgun sequence genome:
- the LOC105775068 gene encoding transcriptional corepressor LEUNIG_HOMOLOG-like yields METLKTECTPEENTHIITDIRFRPNSTQLATSSFDATVRVWDAAQPSYCMWKFTVHTAQVMSLDFHPKKNDLFCSCDGNSEIRFWNINQYSCTRISEASLLDP; encoded by the exons ATGGAAACTCTGAAAACTGAATGCACACCTGAGGAAAACACTCATATTATAACTGATATTCGCTTCAGACCAAATTCCACTCAGCTGGCAACATCTTCTTTTGATGCAACAGTGCGAGTTTGGGATGCTGCACAA CCAAGTTATTGCATGTGGAAATTTACAGTGCATACGGCACAAGTTATGTCCCTTGATTTTCACCCTAAGAAGAATGATCTTTTCTGCTCTTGTGATGGTAACAGTGAGATTCGCTTTTGGAACATCAATCAGTATTCTTGCACTCGTATCTCCGAGGCTAGCCTTCTAGATCCTTAA